The nucleotide sequence CCGTGACGGTCGAGGCGTCGAACCTGCTCGCCGGCGCGCCGCACGCTCAGCACTTCCACATCGGCGCCCTGGGCCAGTGCCCGACGGCGGACGACGACGCGGACGGGGACGGCATCGTCAGCACGCCCGAGGCCGCGGAGTACTACGGCTCCATCGGCGCGTCGCTGACCACCACCGGCGACACCGGCCCGGACAGCGGCCTGGCCGTGGACCGCTTCCCGACCGCCGAGGGCGGCTCGTACACCTACGAGCGCACCTTCTCGGTGTCGGAGGACGTGCAGGAGTCCTTCGCTGCCGGCAACGCGGTGCTGGTCGTGCACGGCATCGACGCCAACGGTGACGGTGCGTACGACCCGAGCGCCGGGATGAGCCCGCTCGACCCGTCGCTGCCGCTGGAGGCCACCGCCCCGGCCGCCTGTGGCGTCCTCGAGGCCTCGCAGATGGGCACCATGCCCGCCGGCGGTGCCGAGACCGGTGCCGGCTCGACCAGTGGCATCGAGCAGCAGACCGCGATCGGCGTCGGCGCCCTCGCCGCGGCCGGTGCGGCCGCGGCCGGTGTCACCGCCTACCGCCGCCGCCAGGCCACCGACCAGGCCTGATCGCACAGCCCGGTGCACGCCGGGCGGGCGCTGCCCGCCCGGCGCTGCCGCCCGGCGCTGCTCGCCCCGGCCGGATCGGCGGACCGTGCCCCGGGCGCCGATCGTCCGGTGAACGCGGCGCTGCGCGCACGGTCCATGACGCACCGTGCGCCTCTGCGGAGGGTCCCGGAAAAGGTCGGAGTGGTTCCGCTGTCCCCGGTCCGGTCTGCCTAGCCTTCCCACGTCACCCGACCGGGTGACCCGGATGGCCGCCCGCCGAACCTGCCCACGGCCACCGGACGCGTCGACAGAACGGGCAGGCGCGGGGGACCCACCGACCAGTGGCCCTCCGGGGCCTCGGGGTGAAGCCGCACGATGCGGCCGGGCAACTCTCGCCCGAACCCGACAGCTAACTCCGCAGGCGGCGAGAGGGCTCACCACTCCATGCGCACTCGCAACCGCACCCTGGGCCGACACCGTCGTCCCGCCCGCAACCGCGTCATGTCGGCCGTGACCTACCCGGCCGTGGTCCTCGGGGCTGCTTCGGCCGTCACCCTGGGGACGATCGCTCCGGCGTCCGCCCACACCGGGGAGCACACCGTTCGCTCCGGCGACACCCTCAGCACGATCGCGTCCGGTCACGGGACGTCGTGGCGCAGCGTCTACGACGCCAACCGGGCCACGATCGGTGGGAACCCGAACGTCCTGCGGGTCGGGCAGGTGCTCACCATCGGCGGCTCCGGCCCGGCGCCGACCGCCGCCGCGCCCGCGCCCGCGCCGAGCGCTTCCGGCGCGTACGTCGTACGCCCGGGAGACACGCTCGGCAGGATCGCCGCCCGACACGGCATCAGCTGGCAGCAGCTGCACGCCACCAACCGTGCGGTCATCGGTGCCAACCCCAACGTGCTGCGCGTCGGACAGCGACTGGTCCTCAGCGGCGCCACGGCCGCGGCGCCTGCCCCCAGCGCGGCACCCGACCGCGCCAGCCGGTCGAACCGGCCCGCCCCGGCTCCCGCGCCGGCCCCGGCTGCGACCTCCGCGGCCTACGGCCAGTGGGACCCGCACGTCCGCCCCGCCGTCCAGGAGGTCGCCGAGCGGTTCGGCGTCGCACGTGTCCTCACCCGCCCCGGTCACAGCCCCACCGCCGGCCGCGCGGCCGACTTCATGGTCCACACCGACCGGGCCAAGGGTGACGCCATTGCCCAGTACGTGGTCGACAACGCGGCCCGGCTCCGCGTCGACTACGTGATCTGGCACCAGAAGGTCGCCGGTCCGTGGACCGGCTGGCAGTGGAAGGCCATGGCCGACCGCGGATCCCCCACGGCCAACCACATGGACCACCCGCACGTGTCCTTCCTCCCCGCGGGGTAACCGGCCACGGGGGCCGCTGGGCTCCAGGAGAGACGACGAGCGCCCCCCTCCCGGGTTCCGGGCGGGGGGCGCTCCCCGTGCGGCCGTGCTGATCAGCCGATCCCGACCACGACCCCCTCGGTCGCGCTGCGCCGGGCGGCGTCGAGCACGGCCATCGAGGCGATGGCGGCACGCGGGTCGACCGGCACCTGCCCGAGCCCGCGGACGGCGCGGGCGAATGCCGGGTAGAAGGTGTCCCAGGCGCCGTTCTCGGTGGGCACCGGCCGGCCGGCGTCCCCGCGGTGCACGCGGCCCCAGCGCTCCGGCGGCTCGGCACCCCAGGCCGGGCCCAGCGACGCCGGGGTGTGGGCGGCGAGCAGGAGGTCCTCCTGGCCGTCCATGAGGGTGTCGTTGACGTAGCTGCCGGTCGTCCCGGTCACCCGGAACCGGGGCCCCGGTGCACCCTGGCTCCAGCTGCCCGACAGGTGCGACCGTGCGCCGTTCGCATGGGTCACGGCCATGAAGACGTCGTCGTCCAGGCCGTTCTCCCGCAGCCGCCACTCGGCGTAGACCGAGACGGCCGGCCCGAGCAGGACCAGTGCCTGGTCGACGAGGTGGCTGCCGAAGTCGAGCAGCGTGCCACCACCGGCGGCGCCCGGCCCGCTCCCCGGGGCCAGCCGCTCGAAGCGGGACTCGAAACGGACCAGCTCTCCGAGCGCACCCTCGGCCACCAACCGGCGGACGGTGAGGAAGTCGGAGTCCCACCGCCGGTTCTGGTACGGCGACAGCGCCAGGCCCGCCCGCTCGGCGAGCTCCACCGACCGGCGGGCGGCGTCGGCGTCCAGCGCGAACGGCTTGTCGCAGACCACCGCGAGCCCCAGCTCCAGCGCCCGGTCGGTCAGCCCGCTGTGCGTGGCGGCGGGCGTGGAGATCGCCACCGCCTCCGCGCCGGCGTCCTTGAGCTCCTCCAGGGAGGCGAAGGCCGCCCGGCCGGGTGCGTCCTCGGCCACCAGCGCCCGGCGCTCGGGCGACGTCGTCACCACCCCGAGGAAGTCGATCTCCGCCGCGGCTCCCAGCAGCGGGGCGTGGAAGTACCGGCCGCCGAAGCCGTAGCCCACCAGGCCGGCGCGGACAGGAGGCATCTGGGTCGTGGTCACCGGGCGATTCTGCCTGCCGTCCCCGGGCTCCCCGTCAGGCGGCGACGGCGGTGACGAACGTGCAGATCCCCTCGCCGGAGTCCGCCCGGTGGCGGATCCCGATCAGCCAGAGCAGGGCGGTCTCGATCCGGTGGGCCAGCCGGCGCCGCCCCTCGTACCAGGTGCTGCCACCGGTGGTCACCTCGACGTCCCGGAACCCGGCCAGCCGGACGTGCTCGGTCAGCATCCAGTCCGGGAGGATCGAGATGTGGCCGGGCTGGTGGTAGTGCCCCGGCCCGAAGATGAACGGCGCGCCCCGCAGGAACATCTTCAGCCGGGAGTGCGGGTGGGTGATGTTCGGGGTGCTGACGACGAGCCGGTCACCGGGCCGGAGCAGCGAGCGGATCGAGCGCAGCACCTGCCGCGGGTTCTCCACGTGCTCGAGCGTCTCGACGCACATCACCAGGTCGAACGGGCCGCGGGTCTCCTCGGTCCACTCCGGGTGGTCGAGATCGAGGCGGTGGATCCAGTCGTGCGGCGGGTCGAGATCGGTGGGCACGACGTCGAAGCCGGCGTCCCGGAGCCGGCAGGCCAGCGCACCGCAGCCGGCACCGACCTCGAGGATCCGGCCACCGTCGGGCAGCGCTCGCCTGGCCAGCTCGACGGCGTACTCGTGCACTCCGGGAGCGGCGTGCACGCCGTGCCCCTGATACGTCCCCGTTGCTGCGGTCCGGGTGGTGGTGCCCTCGTCGGCGGTCACCCTCGGGAGTCTGGCCCACCAGCGGCCGGTCCGCCCGGTCGCCGACCGCCGGACCGCCGCAGCCGGAGCGCCCGCAGCGCGACGCCCGCGGCCAGGACCAGGATCCCGGTCACCACCGCCTGCCACAGCAGCGTCGCGGCGAGCACCAGGCAGCCCACCGCGCCGAGCACCTGCAGGGCACGTGGCCAGCGCCGGTGCTCGGCCGGCTGGGTGAACGCCGCCAGGTTCGCGACGAGGTAGTAGAGGAGCACGCCGAACGAGGAGAAGCCGATGGCGTCGGCCAGGTCGACGACGAGGACGAGCCCGCAGACGACGGCGGCGAGGGCGAGCTCGGCGTGGTGCGGCACCCGGAAGCGCGGATGGACGGCGGCCAGGACCCGGGGGAGGTCGCCCTCGCGCGCCATCGCCAGGCTGGTCCGGCCGACGCCCGCGACCAGCGCCAGGAGCGCACCGAGGGTCGCCGCCGCGGCGCCGACCCGGACCACCGGCTGCGCCCAGTCGGCGCCGGCGGCCTCCACCGCGGCCGCCAGGGGAGCGGTGGTCGCGCCCAGCGGCCCGGAGCCGAGCACGAGCAGCAGCATGACGGCCACGGCCGTGTAGACGGCGACGGCGATGCCGAGCGCGAGCGGTACGGCCCGGGGGATGGTCCGCCCGGGATCCCGGACCTCCTCCCCGAGGGTCGCGATGCGGGCGTAGCCGGCGAAGGCGAAGAAGAGCAGCCCGGCGGACTGCAGGACGCCGTACCAGCCCGCGTCCACCCCCTCGGTGAGGCGGCCGACGTCCGGCCGGCCGCCCGCGAGGCCGGCGCCCACGGTCACGGCGAGCACGACCACGACCACGCCGACGAGCAGCTTGGTGAGCCCCGCGGTGCGCGTGATGCCGCGGTAGTTCACGGCGGTGAGGGCCAGCACCGCGGCGACCGCGGCCGGCCGGCGCCAGTCGGGAGGCACCGCGTAGGAGGCGAAGGCCAGCGCCATCGCGGCGCAGCTGGCGGTCTTGCCGATCACGAACGCCCAGCCGGCCAGGAAGCCCCACCAGGGACCGAGCCGTTCCCGGCCGTACACGTAGGTGCCGCCGGCAGCGGGGTACTGCGCGGCGAGCTGGGCCGAGGCGGTGGCGTTGCAGTAGGCGACCACGGCAGCCAGCGCCAGCCCGAGGAGCAGCGCCGCCCCCGCGGCCCGTGCCGCCGGCGCGAACGCGACGAACACCCCGGCACCGAGCATCGACCCCAGCCCGATCAGCACCGCGTCGGCCGTCCCCAGCCGCCGGGCGAGCACCGGACCGCTCACGAACCGCTCCTTCCGCCGCCGGCCGCGTTCCCGCGGAGCTCCCGGGCCGGGCGCGGGTGCTGTGCGAGGCTGCGGAGGTGATCGTCCCGCGCCCCTCCGCGCCCCGGTGACCGGGGTCGCCGTCGCCGTGGCGGCGGTGTCCGGGCTGCTGGCGGGGTTCGCGGTGAACCGCGCCGCCGGGGCCTTCCCCTGGGGGGCGACGGACGGCCCGCGCGCCCGGTTCGCCGTCCGGCCGCCCCTCCTCGAACTGGCGACCGCGGCGCTGTTCGCCCTCGTCGCCCTCCGCCTCGGTGCCGCCTGGGAGCTGCCCGCCTTCCTGGCCGTGACGTCCGCCGGGGTGCTGCTCACCGTGATCGACCTGCGCGACCGGCTGCTGCCCAACCGGGTGATCGTCCCGGCCGTGGGCGCGACGGCCGCCCTGCTCACCCTGGCGGCGGCTGCGGAGGGAACGTGGCACCCCCTGCTCCGGGCGGGGCTGGGGGCGGCCGTGCTGTTCGCGCTCTACCTCGTGCTGGCGTTGATCTCGCCGCGGGGTCTCGGCATGGGCGACGTGAAGCTGGCCGGGCTGCTCGGTCTCCCGCTGGGCTGGCTCGGCTGGGGCGCCGTCGCGCTCGGGGCGGTCGCCGGGTTCGTCGTCCAGGCGGTCCTGGCCCTGCTGCTGCTGGCCGGACGGCGCATCGACCGGAAGGCCGAGCTGCCGTTCGGGCCGGCGATGCTGCTCGGCGCGGCCCTCGCCGTCGGCTGGAGCGGCTCGCTCCTCGGCTGACCCGGGCCCCTGGGCCGGTGACGGTGCGTGACCGGCGTTCGCGGATGGCCCCCCGCCGGAGGTCCGGCCTCATCGGATCGGGTGAGGCTCGCTCAAGTCGCGCTCTGTTCTGCACGACAACTCTCCCCAACGCCACGAAGCCGGATCACCCCGATCCGGATCTCGACGGCTCACAACCGAGGGAGCACCGAATGATCAACGCCTACGCCACCCTGGCCAGCCTGGTCGCGTTCGCCCAGGACCGCCTGAAGAACGAGGAGAAGGGCGCGACCGCCGTCGAGTACGGCCTCATGGTCGGCCTGATCGCCGTCGTCATCATCGGCGTCGTCGCGACGCTGGGTGGCCAGCTGGCCGAGCTGTTCGCGTCGGTCAGCGAGGAGCTCCCGGCCGTCACGACCACCACCACCACCGGGGGCTGACCACTCGCTGCTGCGCGGCGACGTAGCGGTTCCGGCGCAGCGGCCCTCGTCCTGGGGGTCGCTGCGCCGCTGCACGAGAGAGGCGGTGGACCGGGATGAGGGGACGACTGCGCGACGAGCGCGGCGCCAGCGCGGTGGAGTTCGCTTTCATCGTGCCGCTGCTGATCGTGCTCGTGATCGGCATCGCCGAGTTCGGCCACGCCTTCCAGGTGCAGGGCACGTTGTCGGCCGCCGCCCGCGAGGGGGTGCGGGCGATGGCCCTGCGCAACGACCCGGTCGAGGCCCGCGACGTCGTCCGGACCGCGGCCGCGTCGCTGTACCCGGCGGTCACCGACGACCAGATCGACATCGTGATCGTCGGCGGCACGGCCGGGACCTGCCCCACCACCGGCGCCGGCGACACCGCCGTCCGCCTCACCATCACCTATCCGAAGCCGTACCTGACCGGGTTCTTCGGCGCGGAGATCGAACTCACCGGAACGGGGGTCATGCGATGCAACGGCTGACCTCCCGCGCCCGGCGCCGGCTGGCGGGCGAGCACGGCGCGAGCGCCGTCGTCCTCTCCCTGCTGATGGTCCCGCTCCTGGGCTTCGCGGCCATCGCCGTCGACATCGGCGCGCTCTACGCCGAGCGCGCCCGGCTCCAGGTGGCGGCCGACGCCGCCGCCATCGCGGTCGCCCAGGACTGCTCCCGCGGCAACTGCGGGGACATGCTGGCGACCGCCCAGAACCTGATCACCCTGAACCACGGTCCGGGCACGGCGTCGTACCCGGTGCTCAGCAGCGACCCGCTGAGCGTGACGGTGGAAGGCAGCACCCCGAAGGAGCACTGGTTCGCGCCGGTCATCGGGCACGACTCCAGCCAGGTCGCAGCCACGGCCACGGTCGGCTGGGGAGGCCCGAGCCAGGGCACCGCGGTGCTGCCGCTGACCTTCTCCTGGTGCTCGTTCAAGGCCCAGACCGGCGGCGGGCTGCCGTCGACCGAGACCCATCAGACGATCATGTTCAGCAAGTCCGACGGCGTCGGTGGCTGCACCGGCCCGTCGGGGAACTTCGTGCCCGGTGGCTTCGGGTGGGTCGTCCCCGACGAGGGCAGGTGCCACGCCACCTCCGCGATCGGGCAGCGGCTCTTCTCCGACACGGGTGTCTCCCTGCCGGCCGGCTGCGCCGAGGCCGACCTCGAGGGGTGGCTCGGCCGGACGGTCCTGCTGCCGCTCTTCGACGAGTTCGGGGACGGGGGGAGCAACGGCTGGTACCGCGTCTACGGCTACGCCGCCTTCACGCTCACCGGCTACGCCGTCAACGGCTCGATCTCGAGCGGTCACAAGGTCTGCGGGCCCGGCACCAACTCCAGCGACCGGTGCGTCACCGGCTACTACACCCGCTTCGTCGAGCTCTCCGACGACTGGAACTACAGCCCGGACGCGCCCCAGCTCGGGGCCTCGATCCTCCGACTGATCCGATAGGGGCGCCCACTCGTGAGACGTCGATTCCTGGCCGCCGTGGCGGCCCTCGCGCTCATCGCCGTCGGCACCGTGGTCCTGGTGACCTACGTGCGCGGCGCGGAGGCCCGCGCCTACGCGGGTGTGCAGACCATCGAGGTACTGGTGGCCGATGCGCTCATCCCTGCCGGCACTCCCGGCAGCGCACTGGCCGACCTGGTGAGCACCGAGGTGCTCCCCGCCAAGGCCGCGTTGCGGGGGCGGGTCACCGACCTCGCCGCGCTGGCCGACCGCGTCGCCACCGTCGACCTCGAGCCCGGGGAGCAGCTGCTCGCCAGCCGGTTCGAGCGGCCCGACCAGCTGCAGGCGCCCGGAACGGTGCCCGTGCCCGAGGGCATGCAGGAGGTCAGCGTCGTCCTGGACCCGCAGCGCGCCGTGGGCGGCCGGCTGGCCGCCGGCGACACGGTGGGCGTCTTCGTGTCCATGAGCGGTGATGCCGGTGGGACCACCCACGCCGTCCTGCACGAGGTCCTGGTCACCCAGGTGCAGGGGGCGCCGGCACCGCCGGCGCCGCCCGCCGACGGGACGGTGCCGGCCGCCTCCGCACCCGTCCCCTCGGGCAGCCTCATGGTCACGTTCGCGGTCACCGCGTCGCAGGCCGAGGCCGTCGTCTTCGCCGCGGAGCACGCCAGCATCTGGCTGTCCCTGGAGCCGGCCGGCCCCGACGTCTCCCGCACCCAGGTGATCACCCCGGACACCATCTACGGAAAGGCCTACTCATGAGCCGCGTCGTCCTGGCCGGAGCGGGCGAGGACCTGGTCCTCCGCGTCAAGGAGGCCACCGCCGGCGACGTCCACGTGCTGCCGCCCGGCCGGCTGCCCAGCGACCCGGCCCGGCTGTTCGAGCAGCTGCTCGACGACGAGCTGCCCGACGTGCTCCTGGTCGGCCCGCACGCGCCGGCGCCGGAGGTGCTGACCCTCGCCGCCCGGCTGGACGTGCAGAGCCCCGGGATCACCGTCGTCCTGATGGCCGACCCGTCGCCGGAGATGCTGCAGGCGGCGATGCGCGCCGGCATCCGCGACCTGCTCCCGCCCGACGCCGGCGTGGCCGAGATCGCCGCCGCCGTGGAGCGCGCCGGGCACGCGGCGGCGGGCCGCCGCCGGGTGCTGCGGCCGGCCACCGAGACCGACCGCTACGCCGGCCGGGTCATCACCATCGCCTCGCCCAAGGGCGGCGTGGGCAAGACGACCGTCTCCACCAACCTGGCGATCGGGCTGACGGCGGCGGCGCCCCAGTCCACCGTCCTCGTCGACCTCGACGTGCAGTTCGGCGACGTCGCCTCGGCGCTGAGCCTGACGCCGGAGTACACCCTGCCCGACGCCGTCCACGGCCCGGCCAGCGAGGACACGATGGTCCTCAAGACCTTCCTCACCCAGCACCCCAGCGGGCTGTACGCCGTCTGCGGGTCGGAGTCGCCGGCGGCCGGCGACACGATCACCGGCGAGGACGTCAGCCGGCTGCTCGCCTCGCTCGCCCGCGAGTTCCGCTACGTCGTCGTCGACACCGCCCCGGGGCTGTCGGAGCAGACCCTGGCGGCGCTGGACCGGGCCTCCGACGTGATCATGCTCTCGAGCATGGACGTGCCCGGCGTGCGCGGGCTGCGCAAGGAGCTCGACGTGCTCCGGGAGCTGTGCATGATCCCGGCCGGCCGGCACGTCGTCATGAACTTCGCCGACCCCAAGGGCGGCCTGACGGTGCGCGACGTCGAGACGACGATCGGCACCGGGATCGACGTCGTCCTGCCCCGCTCGATGTCGGTCCCGGCCAGCACCAACCAGGGCGTTCCGATCCTGGAGAGCGGCGGCCGCCGCGACCCGATGGTCCGGGAGCTGCGCCGGCTGGTGTCCCGCTTCTCCGCCACCCCGCTCATGAAGTCCAGCCGCTACCGGGCCAAGCACCGGGCCGCGTCGTGAACCTCGCCCAGCGGCTGGAGGCCCTGCGCGGCGGGCCCGAGGCCGCCCCGGCCCGGCCGGCCGCTCCCGTCCCCGACGCCCCGGCGCCCGGGAGCACCGCGACGCCGGTGGCCGGCCCGGCTGTGCGGCCGGTGCCGGCCACCCGGGCGGCCGTGGCACCGGCCCCGGCCCCGCCGACCGACGCGCTGGCGCGGCTCAAGGACCGCGTCGGCAAGGCGCTGTTCGAGCGCATGGGCAGCCGGATGAACGACCCGTCGCTCAGCGAGAGCCAGCTGCGGTCGATCGTGCTGAAGGAGCTCGACGAGGTCGTCGAGGAGGAGAACGTCCCCCTCAGCACCGACGAGCGCCAGCGGCTGACCGCCGAGCTGGCCGACGACGTGCTCGGCTACGGGCCGCTGCAGCGGCTCCTCGACGACGACGCGGTCAGCGAGATCATGGTCAACGGCCCGGACGCCATCTACGTGGAGCGCAGCGGCAAGCTCCAGCGCACCCCGACGCGCTTCACCTCGGAGGAGCACCTCCGGCGGGTCATCGACCGCATCGTCTCCCGGGTGGGACGCCGGATCGACGAGTCCTCGCCGCTGGTCGACGCGCGGCTCGCCGACGGCTCCCGCGTGAACGCGATCATCCCGCCGCTGGCCTTCAGCGGCTCCACGCTCACCATCCGCAAGTTCGCCAAGGACCCGTTCACCGTCGAGGACCTGATCGGCTTCGGCACGCTCACGCCGGAGATGGCCGAGCTGCTGCACGCCTGCGTCGAGGCGCGGCTGAACGTGATCGTCTCCGGCGGTACCGGTACCGGGAAGACGACGCTGCTCAACGTGCTGTCCTCGTTCATCCCCGAGGGGGAGCGGATCGTCACCATCGAGGACGCCGTCGAGCTGCAGCTCCAGCAGGACCACGTGGTCCGGCTGGAGTCGCGGCCGCCCAACATCGAGGGCAAGGGGGCGGTGACCATCCGCGACCTGGTCCGGAACTCGCTGCGCATGCGCCCGGACCGGATCGTGGTGGGGGAGTGCCGCGGCGGCGAGAGCCTGGACATGCTGCAGGCGATGAACACCGGCCACGACGGCTCGCTGTCCACCGTGCACGCCAACTCCCCGCGCGACGGCATCGCCCGCCTCGAGACGCTGGTGCTCATGGCCGGCATGGACCTGCCGCTGCGGGCCATCCGCGAGCAGATCGCCTCCGCGGTCGACGTCGTCGTCCAGCTGACCCGGCTGCGCGACGGCACCCGCCGGGTCACCCACGTCACCGAGGTCCAGGGGATGGAGGGCGACACGGTCACGCTGCAGGACGCGTTCCTCTTCGACTACTCCGCCGGCGTCGACGCCTCCGGCAGGTTCCTCGGCAAGCCGGTGCCCACCGGCGTCCGCCCCCGGTTCACCGACCGGTTCGACGAGCTGGGCATCAGGCTCTCACCGCGGGTCTTCGGGGCGGCCGAGCCGACCGGTGCGCCGAGGTGGTGACGGTGCCCGCGACCCTTCTCCTCCTCGGCGTCGGAGCGATCTCCGCGGCCCTGTTGATCCTCGCCCTCGTCGTCCTTCCCGGCGGGCCCTCGCGGGTGCCGCTGGCCCGGCTCGACCCGTCCGTGGCCCCGCCGGCCTCCGCCCTGGCCGGCGCGGGGGCGGCGGCCGAGGCGGCGGTGGAGAAGGTGCTGCTCAAGCGCGGCCGGCTGGCCGCCGGGGCCGCGGCGCTGGAGCGCGCGGGCATGGCGACGACGCTGCCGAACTTCGTGCTCGCCGTCGGGCTGACCACCGTGCTCGCCGTGGTGACCGGCGCTCTCCTGGCGGGCCCGCTGCTCGCCGTGCTGCTCCTGGTGCTGGTGCCGTTCGGCGCCAAGCTGCTGCTGGGCTTCCGCGCCGGACGACGGCAGGCCGCCTTCGCCGATCAGCTCGACGACTCGCTGCAGCTGATGTCGAGCAGCCTCCGCGCGGGGCACAGCCTGCTCCGGGCGGTGGACTCGGTGTCGCAGGAGGCCGAGGCGCCGACGTCGGAGGAGTTCGCGCGGATCGTCAACGAGACCCGCGTCGGCCGGGATCTCAGCGACGCGCTCGACGAGGTCGCCGAGCGGATGGGCAGCGACGACTTCACCTGGGTGGCGCAGGCGATCGCCATCCACCGCGAGGTCGGCGGCAACCTCGCCGAGGTGCTCGACGCCGTCGGGAACACCATCCGCGAGCGCAACGCCATCCGCCGCCAGGTCAAGGCGTTGTCGGCCGAGGGCAAGCTCTCCGCGGTCGTCCTCATGGCGCTGCCGTTCGGTGTGACCGGCTTCATCTCCGTCACCAACCCCGGCTACATCGCGAAGTTCACCGAGAGCCTCGTCGGCTACGGGATGCTGGGAGCGGCGGCGCTCATGCTCCTGGTGGGCGGCCTGTGGCTCAAGAAGACCGTGAAGATCCAGTTCTGATGAGCATCGTGCCCGCCTCCGTCCTGCTGGCCGCGATCGCCGTCAGCGGCGCCGTCGCGCTCCTCGGCTGGTCCCTGCTCGCCCGCCCGGGGGCCGGGACCGTGCAGGTGCGGGACAACCTGCTCCGGGGCATCGACGTCACCGGCCCGGCCGGGCGTGGCGCCCGGACGGGGT is from Blastococcus sp. HT6-4 and encodes:
- a CDS encoding LysM domain-containing protein, whose amino-acid sequence is MTYPAVVLGAASAVTLGTIAPASAHTGEHTVRSGDTLSTIASGHGTSWRSVYDANRATIGGNPNVLRVGQVLTIGGSGPAPTAAAPAPAPSASGAYVVRPGDTLGRIAARHGISWQQLHATNRAVIGANPNVLRVGQRLVLSGATAAAPAPSAAPDRASRSNRPAPAPAPAPAATSAAYGQWDPHVRPAVQEVAERFGVARVLTRPGHSPTAGRAADFMVHTDRAKGDAIAQYVVDNAARLRVDYVIWHQKVAGPWTGWQWKAMADRGSPTANHMDHPHVSFLPAG
- a CDS encoding Gfo/Idh/MocA family oxidoreductase; the encoded protein is MTTTQMPPVRAGLVGYGFGGRYFHAPLLGAAAEIDFLGVVTTSPERRALVAEDAPGRAAFASLEELKDAGAEAVAISTPAATHSGLTDRALELGLAVVCDKPFALDADAARRSVELAERAGLALSPYQNRRWDSDFLTVRRLVAEGALGELVRFESRFERLAPGSGPGAAGGGTLLDFGSHLVDQALVLLGPAVSVYAEWRLRENGLDDDVFMAVTHANGARSHLSGSWSQGAPGPRFRVTGTTGSYVNDTLMDGQEDLLLAAHTPASLGPAWGAEPPERWGRVHRGDAGRPVPTENGAWDTFYPAFARAVRGLGQVPVDPRAAIASMAVLDAARRSATEGVVVGIG
- a CDS encoding methyltransferase domain-containing protein, whose translation is MTADEGTTTRTAATGTYQGHGVHAAPGVHEYAVELARRALPDGGRILEVGAGCGALACRLRDAGFDVVPTDLDPPHDWIHRLDLDHPEWTEETRGPFDLVMCVETLEHVENPRQVLRSIRSLLRPGDRLVVSTPNITHPHSRLKMFLRGAPFIFGPGHYHQPGHISILPDWMLTEHVRLAGFRDVEVTTGGSTWYEGRRRLAHRIETALLWLIGIRHRADSGEGICTFVTAVAA
- a CDS encoding APC family permease yields the protein MSGPVLARRLGTADAVLIGLGSMLGAGVFVAFAPAARAAGAALLLGLALAAVVAYCNATASAQLAAQYPAAGGTYVYGRERLGPWWGFLAGWAFVIGKTASCAAMALAFASYAVPPDWRRPAAVAAVLALTAVNYRGITRTAGLTKLLVGVVVVVLAVTVGAGLAGGRPDVGRLTEGVDAGWYGVLQSAGLLFFAFAGYARIATLGEEVRDPGRTIPRAVPLALGIAVAVYTAVAVMLLLVLGSGPLGATTAPLAAAVEAAGADWAQPVVRVGAAAATLGALLALVAGVGRTSLAMAREGDLPRVLAAVHPRFRVPHHAELALAAVVCGLVLVVDLADAIGFSSFGVLLYYLVANLAAFTQPAEHRRWPRALQVLGAVGCLVLAATLLWQAVVTGILVLAAGVALRALRLRRSGGRRPGGPAAGGPDSRG
- a CDS encoding A24 family peptidase, with the translated sequence MTGVAVAVAAVSGLLAGFAVNRAAGAFPWGATDGPRARFAVRPPLLELATAALFALVALRLGAAWELPAFLAVTSAGVLLTVIDLRDRLLPNRVIVPAVGATAALLTLAAAAEGTWHPLLRAGLGAAVLFALYLVLALISPRGLGMGDVKLAGLLGLPLGWLGWGAVALGAVAGFVVQAVLALLLLAGRRIDRKAELPFGPAMLLGAALAVGWSGSLLG
- a CDS encoding Flp family type IVb pilin, with amino-acid sequence MINAYATLASLVAFAQDRLKNEEKGATAVEYGLMVGLIAVVIIGVVATLGGQLAELFASVSEELPAVTTTTTTGG
- a CDS encoding TadE/TadG family type IV pilus assembly protein, which encodes MRGRLRDERGASAVEFAFIVPLLIVLVIGIAEFGHAFQVQGTLSAAAREGVRAMALRNDPVEARDVVRTAAASLYPAVTDDQIDIVIVGGTAGTCPTTGAGDTAVRLTITYPKPYLTGFFGAEIELTGTGVMRCNG
- a CDS encoding pilus assembly protein TadG-related protein, with the protein product MQRLTSRARRRLAGEHGASAVVLSLLMVPLLGFAAIAVDIGALYAERARLQVAADAAAIAVAQDCSRGNCGDMLATAQNLITLNHGPGTASYPVLSSDPLSVTVEGSTPKEHWFAPVIGHDSSQVAATATVGWGGPSQGTAVLPLTFSWCSFKAQTGGGLPSTETHQTIMFSKSDGVGGCTGPSGNFVPGGFGWVVPDEGRCHATSAIGQRLFSDTGVSLPAGCAEADLEGWLGRTVLLPLFDEFGDGGSNGWYRVYGYAAFTLTGYAVNGSISSGHKVCGPGTNSSDRCVTGYYTRFVELSDDWNYSPDAPQLGASILRLIR
- a CDS encoding RcpC/CpaB family pilus assembly protein, with translation MRRRFLAAVAALALIAVGTVVLVTYVRGAEARAYAGVQTIEVLVADALIPAGTPGSALADLVSTEVLPAKAALRGRVTDLAALADRVATVDLEPGEQLLASRFERPDQLQAPGTVPVPEGMQEVSVVLDPQRAVGGRLAAGDTVGVFVSMSGDAGGTTHAVLHEVLVTQVQGAPAPPAPPADGTVPAASAPVPSGSLMVTFAVTASQAEAVVFAAEHASIWLSLEPAGPDVSRTQVITPDTIYGKAYS
- a CDS encoding AAA family ATPase, with translation MSRVVLAGAGEDLVLRVKEATAGDVHVLPPGRLPSDPARLFEQLLDDELPDVLLVGPHAPAPEVLTLAARLDVQSPGITVVLMADPSPEMLQAAMRAGIRDLLPPDAGVAEIAAAVERAGHAAAGRRRVLRPATETDRYAGRVITIASPKGGVGKTTVSTNLAIGLTAAAPQSTVLVDLDVQFGDVASALSLTPEYTLPDAVHGPASEDTMVLKTFLTQHPSGLYAVCGSESPAAGDTITGEDVSRLLASLAREFRYVVVDTAPGLSEQTLAALDRASDVIMLSSMDVPGVRGLRKELDVLRELCMIPAGRHVVMNFADPKGGLTVRDVETTIGTGIDVVLPRSMSVPASTNQGVPILESGGRRDPMVRELRRLVSRFSATPLMKSSRYRAKHRAAS